In a genomic window of Flavobacterium sp. KACC 22761:
- a CDS encoding NAD(P)-dependent alcohol dehydrogenase translates to METKDIKAFGTEAAEAPLKTLDIKRRAVQAHDVEIEILYCGICHSDLHSARNEWHGTMYPIVPGHEIVGRVTKVGDHVKNFKVGQLAGVGCMVDSCRECDHCKNDLEQYCDEGSTLTFNSPDKHLGGHTFGGYSQSIVVDENYVLHISDKLDLAGVAPLLCAGITTYSPLKHWKVGPGQKVGIVGIGGLGHMGIKLAKAMGAHVVVFTTSVSKFDAAKDLGADEVVLSTDPEQMAKHAKSLNFILDCVSAEHSIDAYLNLLKVDGTLTLVGAPMEPLPVTSFSLLLGRRSFAGSAIGGIAETQEMLDFCAEHNITADIELIGVNEVNDAYERLLKGDIKYRFVIDMASLK, encoded by the coding sequence ATGGAAACAAAAGACATCAAAGCCTTTGGTACAGAAGCTGCTGAAGCACCATTGAAAACATTAGATATTAAAAGAAGAGCAGTACAAGCGCATGACGTAGAAATTGAAATTTTGTACTGCGGAATTTGTCATTCTGATTTGCATTCGGCTAGAAATGAGTGGCATGGAACGATGTACCCAATTGTGCCGGGACACGAAATCGTTGGTCGCGTAACTAAAGTTGGAGACCACGTTAAAAATTTCAAAGTTGGACAATTAGCAGGTGTGGGCTGTATGGTTGATTCTTGCAGAGAATGCGATCATTGCAAAAACGATTTGGAACAATATTGCGACGAAGGAAGCACATTGACATTCAATTCACCAGATAAACATTTAGGCGGACATACTTTTGGTGGATACTCTCAAAGCATTGTAGTTGATGAAAATTATGTACTTCATATTTCAGATAAACTAGATTTAGCCGGAGTTGCTCCATTGCTTTGCGCAGGAATCACAACGTATTCGCCATTAAAACATTGGAAAGTTGGCCCTGGTCAAAAAGTAGGAATCGTTGGAATTGGCGGTTTAGGACACATGGGAATCAAATTAGCAAAAGCTATGGGCGCTCACGTGGTAGTTTTCACTACATCAGTATCAAAATTTGATGCTGCGAAAGACCTTGGCGCTGATGAAGTAGTTTTATCTACAGATCCAGAGCAAATGGCAAAACATGCAAAAAGCCTGAATTTTATTTTAGATTGCGTTTCGGCAGAACACAGCATTGATGCTTATTTGAATTTGCTAAAAGTTGACGGAACTTTGACGCTTGTTGGAGCACCAATGGAACCACTTCCTGTAACTTCTTTCAGTCTTTTGTTAGGAAGAAGGAGTTTTGCAGGTTCAGCTATCGGAGGAATTGCTGAAACTCAAGAAATGCTTGACTTTTGTGCTGAACACAACATTACCGCAGATATCGAATTAATTGGTGTAAACGAAGTAAACGACGCCTACGAAAGATTATTAAAAGGAGATATCAAATATCGTTTTGTGATTGATATGGCTTCTTTGAAATAA
- a CDS encoding helix-turn-helix domain-containing protein → MNNQTEMNNCDFNTSDLKLKGFKVYEVNGDVSKIPTYNRRDFYKICINTSKSLIQYADRGIETDGTFLFFGNPIIPYSWEFISPDHHGYACVFTEEFLRSKERSETLHESPLFKIGGTPIFSLSPEQKVFIDSLFQKMIEEQDTDYAFKDDLMRNYINLILHESMKMQPSENFFKPKNASSRITSLFLELLERQFPIETKDQPLLLKTPQDYAQSLAVHVNHLNRSVKEVTGKPTTSHITERIINEAKALLQHTDWSISDIGYSLGFEYPSYFNNYFKRLTGTVPKSLRM, encoded by the coding sequence ATGAATAATCAGACAGAAATGAACAATTGCGATTTTAATACTTCAGATTTAAAACTAAAAGGCTTCAAAGTATATGAAGTAAATGGAGATGTAAGCAAAATTCCGACTTACAATAGAAGGGATTTTTATAAAATCTGTATCAATACTAGCAAGAGCCTTATTCAATATGCCGATCGTGGTATAGAAACTGATGGGACTTTCTTGTTTTTCGGAAATCCGATTATTCCATATTCATGGGAATTTATTTCTCCAGATCATCATGGTTATGCCTGCGTGTTTACGGAAGAGTTTTTACGATCAAAAGAACGTTCAGAAACGCTTCATGAGTCTCCATTGTTTAAAATCGGTGGAACTCCTATTTTTTCTTTATCTCCTGAACAAAAGGTTTTTATAGACTCGTTGTTTCAGAAGATGATAGAAGAACAAGACACAGATTATGCTTTCAAAGATGATTTAATGCGCAATTATATCAATTTGATTTTGCATGAATCAATGAAAATGCAACCTTCGGAGAATTTCTTTAAACCAAAAAATGCGTCTTCTAGAATAACTTCTTTGTTTTTGGAATTATTGGAAAGACAATTTCCAATTGAAACAAAAGATCAGCCACTTTTATTGAAAACACCTCAGGATTATGCGCAAAGTCTTGCTGTACATGTAAATCATTTAAATCGTTCGGTAAAGGAAGTTACAGGAAAGCCAACCACTTCGCACATTACAGAAAGAATCATCAACGAAGCAAAAGCACTTTTGCAACATACAGATTGGAGTATTTCAGATATTGGTTATTCATTAGGATTTGAATATCCGAGCTACTTTAATAATTATTTTAAAAGGCTTACAGGAACGGTTCCAAAATCGTTAAGAATGTAA
- a CDS encoding cupin domain-containing protein, which yields MSTQYTTVTEEGRVPNTYMTGEVSYKKQTSEIHPENTTIKEVSFEPSARSNWHSNASLQLLIATAGVGYYQERGGEIRMLQKDEVVTILPGVEHWYGATPFNKFSYIAIITEIDKGFGTWLEKVSDEEYFSFQSA from the coding sequence ATGTCGACACAATACACCACAGTGACCGAAGAAGGAAGAGTTCCAAATACTTATATGACAGGTGAAGTGTCATATAAAAAGCAAACCAGCGAAATTCATCCTGAAAATACGACTATTAAAGAAGTTTCATTTGAACCAAGCGCAAGAAGCAACTGGCACAGTAATGCAAGTTTGCAATTATTGATCGCTACTGCAGGAGTTGGTTATTATCAAGAAAGAGGAGGCGAAATTAGAATGCTCCAAAAAGATGAAGTAGTTACGATTTTGCCTGGCGTTGAGCATTGGTATGGAGCAACTCCGTTCAATAAATTCTCATATATCGCCATTATCACAGAAATAGATAAAGGTTTTGGAACTTGGCTTGAAAAAGTCTCTGATGAAGAATATTTTTCTTTTCAAAGCGCTTAA